A part of Acropora palmata chromosome 8, jaAcrPala1.3, whole genome shotgun sequence genomic DNA contains:
- the LOC141889275 gene encoding secretory phospholipase A2 receptor-like isoform X1, which translates to MMLLKYAQGIVFAILVILHFGLPQEYAGFLFHNGEYSYKIVLSSDDSRTWYEAEEICREYEGGHLASVTDEDENAFVNEKIQLLSRSASDSQQVWIGAKDEQKYGKAYRSYQWADGHVFRYEAAFWAPGEPSNGYRNEYDICIALKSSGDLADWIDADCYEPKGYVCKIEGFPKRLIENKRFGYEFDSGRNIYKFVISQQDMLTWPEAEIYCSEVEGGHLVSIKNARESKYIEGRLRMLRYYFGFSKLWIGASDLYNEGSFNWTDGKPVAYQRWVRGEPSGGRRGREEDCAVMTADPHWARWKDEYCLHHLPFICKVKVCKRRADIGFIVDSSASVRINGFRKSKEFIKNVLRRFKISSEGTHVGLIRFSTQATKIFGFEQYFSQSEVEDAIDKMRYRRGGTSTEKALNMARNDLFLEKPEGTSRPNIPRFVVLLTDGMSLDPKVTIKEAELLKQKGVFITVVAIGRSVNRRELINIASSPRNVITVASFAYLKRIVLITKQKVCED; encoded by the exons ttttccaTAATGGTGAATACTCGTACAAGATTGTGCTCTCCAGTGACGATAGTAGAACGTGGTACGAGGCCGAGGAGATTTGTCGAGAGTACGAGGGTGGGCATTTGGCTAGCGTAACGGATGAGGACGAGAATGCGTTCGTAAATGAAAAGATTCAGTTACTGAGTCGGTCGGCCTCTGATTCTCAGCAAGTGTGGATCGGAGCTAAAGACGAACAGAAGTATGGAAAAGCTTATCGATCTTATCAATGGGCAGACGGGCATGTCTTTAG ATACGAGGCGGCTTTCTGGGCTCCTGGTGAACCAAGCAATGGGTACCGCAATGAATATGATATCTGCATCGCTTTGAAGTCTTCCGGAGATCTGGCAGATTGGATTGATGCTGATTGTTATGAGCCAAAGGGTTATGTCTGCAAAATTGAAG GTTTCCCCAAAAGACTCATAGAAAACAAGAGGTTTGGTTACG AGTTCGACAGTGGGCGCAATATTTACAAGTTTGTGATATCACAGCAGGACATGCTCACGTGGCCTGAGGCTGAAATCTACTGTAGTGAAGTGGAGGGTGGTCACCTAGTCAGCATAAAAAATGCAAGAGAGAGCAAATACATAGAAGGACGTTTGCGCATGCTCAGATATTACTTTGGATTTTCGAAACTCTGGATAGGAGCCTCGGATCTTTATAACGAGGGTAGTTTTAACTGGACCGATGGTAAGCCTGTTGCTTATCAGCGCTGGGTGCGCGGGGAGCCCTCAGGAGGCCGCAGGGGCAGAGAGGAGGACTGTGCTGTAATGACCGCTGACCCACACTGGGCAAGATGGAAAGATGAATACTGCTTGCATCACTTGCCTTTTATTTGCAAGGTCAAAG TTTGCAAACGTCGCGCGGACATTGGTTTTATTGTGGATTCCTCTGCAAGTGTCAGAATCAATGGATTCCGAAAATCTAAGGAATTCATAAAAAATGTTCTGCGTCGTTTTAAAATCTCCAGCGAAGGAACTCACGTGGGATTGATACGCTTCTCAACTCAAGCAACAAAGATCTTCGGCTTTGAGCAATACTTCAGTCAAAGTGAGGTAGAAGACGCCATTGACAAAATGAGATATCGAAGAGGGGGAACTAGCACTGAAAAAGCTTTAAACATGGCAAGAAACGATTTATTCCTCGAAAAGCCGGAGGGTACATCTCGTCCTAATATCCCCAGATTCGTGGTTCTGTTGACTGATGGAATGTCACTTGATCCGAAAGTAACAATCAAGGAGGCAGAATTATTAAAGCAAAAAGGCGTTTTCATCACGGTTGTGGCAATCGGGCGATCAGTTAACAGGAGAGAGCTCATAAACATTGCGTCTTCTCCTCGGAATGTTATCACTGTCGCTTCATTTGCATATCTGAAAAGAATTGTGCTTATTACGAAACAGAAGGTTTGCGAAG ATTGA
- the LOC141889275 gene encoding secretory phospholipase A2 receptor-like isoform X2 yields the protein MDKLKAMISLLLFMFAPSFLFTETEGFLFHNGEYSYKIVLSSDDSRTWYEAEEICREYEGGHLASVTDEDENAFVNEKIQLLSRSASDSQQVWIGAKDEQKYGKAYRSYQWADGHVFRYEAAFWAPGEPSNGYRNEYDICIALKSSGDLADWIDADCYEPKGYVCKIEGFPKRLIENKRFGYEFDSGRNIYKFVISQQDMLTWPEAEIYCSEVEGGHLVSIKNARESKYIEGRLRMLRYYFGFSKLWIGASDLYNEGSFNWTDGKPVAYQRWVRGEPSGGRRGREEDCAVMTADPHWARWKDEYCLHHLPFICKVKVCKRRADIGFIVDSSASVRINGFRKSKEFIKNVLRRFKISSEGTHVGLIRFSTQATKIFGFEQYFSQSEVEDAIDKMRYRRGGTSTEKALNMARNDLFLEKPEGTSRPNIPRFVVLLTDGMSLDPKVTIKEAELLKQKGVFITVVAIGRSVNRRELINIASSPRNVITVASFAYLKRIVLITKQKVCED from the exons ATGGACAAGCTCAAAGCGATGATCTCTTTACTGTTGTTTATGTTCGCCCCTTCATTCCTCTTCACCGAAACGGAAGGATTTC ttttccaTAATGGTGAATACTCGTACAAGATTGTGCTCTCCAGTGACGATAGTAGAACGTGGTACGAGGCCGAGGAGATTTGTCGAGAGTACGAGGGTGGGCATTTGGCTAGCGTAACGGATGAGGACGAGAATGCGTTCGTAAATGAAAAGATTCAGTTACTGAGTCGGTCGGCCTCTGATTCTCAGCAAGTGTGGATCGGAGCTAAAGACGAACAGAAGTATGGAAAAGCTTATCGATCTTATCAATGGGCAGACGGGCATGTCTTTAG ATACGAGGCGGCTTTCTGGGCTCCTGGTGAACCAAGCAATGGGTACCGCAATGAATATGATATCTGCATCGCTTTGAAGTCTTCCGGAGATCTGGCAGATTGGATTGATGCTGATTGTTATGAGCCAAAGGGTTATGTCTGCAAAATTGAAG GTTTCCCCAAAAGACTCATAGAAAACAAGAGGTTTGGTTACG AGTTCGACAGTGGGCGCAATATTTACAAGTTTGTGATATCACAGCAGGACATGCTCACGTGGCCTGAGGCTGAAATCTACTGTAGTGAAGTGGAGGGTGGTCACCTAGTCAGCATAAAAAATGCAAGAGAGAGCAAATACATAGAAGGACGTTTGCGCATGCTCAGATATTACTTTGGATTTTCGAAACTCTGGATAGGAGCCTCGGATCTTTATAACGAGGGTAGTTTTAACTGGACCGATGGTAAGCCTGTTGCTTATCAGCGCTGGGTGCGCGGGGAGCCCTCAGGAGGCCGCAGGGGCAGAGAGGAGGACTGTGCTGTAATGACCGCTGACCCACACTGGGCAAGATGGAAAGATGAATACTGCTTGCATCACTTGCCTTTTATTTGCAAGGTCAAAG TTTGCAAACGTCGCGCGGACATTGGTTTTATTGTGGATTCCTCTGCAAGTGTCAGAATCAATGGATTCCGAAAATCTAAGGAATTCATAAAAAATGTTCTGCGTCGTTTTAAAATCTCCAGCGAAGGAACTCACGTGGGATTGATACGCTTCTCAACTCAAGCAACAAAGATCTTCGGCTTTGAGCAATACTTCAGTCAAAGTGAGGTAGAAGACGCCATTGACAAAATGAGATATCGAAGAGGGGGAACTAGCACTGAAAAAGCTTTAAACATGGCAAGAAACGATTTATTCCTCGAAAAGCCGGAGGGTACATCTCGTCCTAATATCCCCAGATTCGTGGTTCTGTTGACTGATGGAATGTCACTTGATCCGAAAGTAACAATCAAGGAGGCAGAATTATTAAAGCAAAAAGGCGTTTTCATCACGGTTGTGGCAATCGGGCGATCAGTTAACAGGAGAGAGCTCATAAACATTGCGTCTTCTCCTCGGAATGTTATCACTGTCGCTTCATTTGCATATCTGAAAAGAATTGTGCTTATTACGAAACAGAAGGTTTGCGAAG ATTGA